A window from Dermacentor albipictus isolate Rhodes 1998 colony chromosome 10, USDA_Dalb.pri_finalv2, whole genome shotgun sequence encodes these proteins:
- the senju gene encoding UDP-galactose transporter senju isoform X1, with protein sequence MDAATKQRFLGELFPTRLSAVVFVAYIGFFVNQGILVTATKNSQDRYDYNVTAVVMLTELCKLFAATLLYLRDHSFQSLLLEISKNRKVLFLYFVPALLYCFYNNLAFVNLAAFDPTTYNLLLQFRVVITGLSFQVLFKKQLTRKQWLSLLLLTAGCIVKHLGLPAKPQPAATGKVVGLFSSLFSAHMLLLLVQVFCSCFAGVYNEFLLKDTGVNIDIMIHNVFMYIDSIVCNAAVLLVRGEAWSAFSRASVATLVNPLVIAIVVNGAICGIVTSVFLKSLNSILKTFASALDLSVMAVLCWIIFKIPVDTYTVAAIAIVSVAIYCYSQQPVVNKPKETPHCHDDDDLERSLVNGNQRSAVVAVEKGAVMNV encoded by the exons GCATCCTGGTGACGGCGACCAAAAACTCCCAGGACCGGTACGACTACAACGTCACCGCGGTGGTGATGCTCACCGAGCTGTGCAAGCTGTTCGCCGCCACGCTGCTCTACCTGAGGGA CCATTCGTTCCAGTCCTTGCTCTTGGAGATCAGCAAAAACCGGAAAG TGCTGTTCCTATACTTTGTTCCTGCGCTGCTCTACTGCTTCTACAACAACCTGGCCTTCGTCAACCTGGCTGCATTTGACCCCACCACCTACAACCTGCTGCTCCAGTTTAGGGTCGTCATCACTGGCCTCTCCTTTCAG GTACTCTTCAAGAAACAACTGACGCGAAAGCAGTGGCTGTCCTTACTCCTGCTCACTGCTGGATGCATCGTGAAGCACCTCGGTCTACCAGCAAAGCCACAGCCCGCCGCCACCGGAAAGGTGGTCGGCCTCTTCAGCAGTCTGTTCAGTGCTCACATGCTGCTGTTGCTGGTACAG GTCTTCTGTTCCTGCTTCGCCGGTGTCTACAACGAGTTCCTGCTCAAGGACACAGGCGTCAACATTGACATCATGATTCACAACGTGTTCATGTACATTGACTCGATCGTCTGCAACGCAGCAGTGCTGCTGGTGCGGGGCGAGGCGTGGAGCGCGTTCTCTCGCGCTTCGGTTGCGACGCTCGTCAACCCACTAGTCATCGCCATCGTCGTCAACGGTGCCATCTGCGGCATCGTGACGTCGGTCTTTCTGAAGAGCCTCAACTCGATCCTCAAGACGTTCGCAAGCGCACTAGACCTGTCTGTGATGGCTGTGCTATGCTGGATTATCTTCAAGATTCCCGTTGACACATACACCGTTGCGGCGATTGCCATAGTGTCCGTCGCCATCTACTGCTACTCTCAGCAGCCTGTCGTGAACAAGCCTAAGGAGACGCCGCACTGTCACGACGATGACGATTTGGAGCGCAGTCTTGTGAACGGTAACCAGCGGAGTGCCGTCGTGGCTGTGGAAAAGGGTGCTGTAATGAACGTATAA
- the senju gene encoding UDP-galactose transporter senju isoform X2, translating into MAPTGVCELCKRFAATLLYLRDHSFQSLLLEISKNRKVLFLYFVPALLYCFYNNLAFVNLAAFDPTTYNLLLQFRVVITGLSFQVLFKKQLTRKQWLSLLLLTAGCIVKHLGLPAKPQPAATGKVVGLFSSLFSAHMLLLLVQVFCSCFAGVYNEFLLKDTGVNIDIMIHNVFMYIDSIVCNAAVLLVRGEAWSAFSRASVATLVNPLVIAIVVNGAICGIVTSVFLKSLNSILKTFASALDLSVMAVLCWIIFKIPVDTYTVAAIAIVSVAIYCYSQQPVVNKPKETPHCHDDDDLERSLVNGNQRSAVVAVEKGAVMNV; encoded by the exons ATGGCGCCGACAGGGGTTTGCGAGCTGTGCAAGCGGTTCGCCGCCACGCTGCTCTACCTGAGGGA CCATTCGTTCCAGTCCTTGCTCTTGGAGATCAGCAAAAACCGGAAAG TGCTGTTCCTATACTTTGTTCCTGCGCTGCTCTACTGCTTCTACAACAACCTGGCCTTCGTCAACCTGGCTGCATTTGACCCCACCACCTACAACCTGCTGCTCCAGTTTAGGGTCGTCATCACTGGCCTCTCCTTTCAG GTACTCTTCAAGAAACAACTGACGCGAAAGCAGTGGCTGTCCTTACTCCTGCTCACTGCTGGATGCATCGTGAAGCACCTCGGTCTACCAGCAAAGCCACAGCCCGCCGCCACCGGAAAGGTGGTCGGCCTCTTCAGCAGTCTGTTCAGTGCTCACATGCTGCTGTTGCTGGTACAG GTCTTCTGTTCCTGCTTCGCCGGTGTCTACAACGAGTTCCTGCTCAAGGACACAGGCGTCAACATTGACATCATGATTCACAACGTGTTCATGTACATTGACTCGATCGTCTGCAACGCAGCAGTGCTGCTGGTGCGGGGCGAGGCGTGGAGCGCGTTCTCTCGCGCTTCGGTTGCGACGCTCGTCAACCCACTAGTCATCGCCATCGTCGTCAACGGTGCCATCTGCGGCATCGTGACGTCGGTCTTTCTGAAGAGCCTCAACTCGATCCTCAAGACGTTCGCAAGCGCACTAGACCTGTCTGTGATGGCTGTGCTATGCTGGATTATCTTCAAGATTCCCGTTGACACATACACCGTTGCGGCGATTGCCATAGTGTCCGTCGCCATCTACTGCTACTCTCAGCAGCCTGTCGTGAACAAGCCTAAGGAGACGCCGCACTGTCACGACGATGACGATTTGGAGCGCAGTCTTGTGAACGGTAACCAGCGGAGTGCCGTCGTGGCTGTGGAAAAGGGTGCTGTAATGAACGTATAA